Proteins encoded together in one Streptomyces sp. NA04227 window:
- a CDS encoding ABC transporter ATP-binding protein, producing MLLEVRDLHVEFRMRDGVSRAVNGVTYGVDEGETLAVLGESGSGKSVTAQAVMGILDSPPGRITRGEIVFQGENLLKMPEKQRRKVRGAKMAMIFQDALSSLNPVLTVGDQLGEMFVVHRGMSRKDARVRAVELMDRVRIPAAKERVGQYPHQFSGGMRQRIMIAMALALEPALIIADEPTTALDVTVQAQVMELLAELQSELGMALILITHDLGVVADVADRIAVMYAGRIVESAPVHDIYKAPAHPYTKGLLESIPRLDQKGQDLYAIKGLPPNLMRIPPGCAFHPRCPYARDVCLTDEPPLYQVSAERGSACHFWKETLDAAR from the coding sequence ATGCTGCTCGAAGTACGCGATCTGCACGTGGAGTTCCGGATGCGGGACGGTGTCTCGCGGGCCGTCAACGGTGTCACGTACGGGGTCGACGAGGGCGAGACCCTGGCCGTGCTCGGCGAGTCCGGCTCCGGCAAGTCGGTCACCGCACAGGCCGTGATGGGCATCCTGGACTCGCCGCCGGGGCGGATCACCCGCGGCGAGATCGTCTTCCAGGGCGAGAACCTGCTGAAGATGCCGGAGAAACAGCGCCGCAAGGTGCGCGGCGCCAAGATGGCGATGATCTTCCAGGACGCGCTGTCCTCGCTGAACCCGGTGCTCACGGTGGGCGACCAGCTCGGCGAGATGTTCGTGGTGCACCGGGGCATGTCCCGCAAGGACGCCCGGGTCCGCGCGGTCGAGCTGATGGACCGGGTGCGCATTCCGGCGGCCAAGGAGCGGGTGGGGCAGTATCCGCACCAGTTCTCCGGCGGTATGCGCCAGCGCATCATGATCGCGATGGCGCTGGCCCTGGAGCCCGCGCTGATCATCGCGGACGAGCCGACCACCGCACTGGACGTCACCGTGCAGGCCCAGGTGATGGAACTGCTCGCGGAGCTCCAGAGCGAACTGGGCATGGCACTCATCCTGATCACCCACGACCTGGGCGTGGTCGCCGACGTCGCCGACCGGATCGCCGTGATGTACGCGGGCCGCATCGTGGAGTCCGCCCCGGTCCACGACATCTACAAGGCGCCCGCCCACCCGTACACCAAGGGCCTGCTCGAATCGATCCCGCGCCTGGACCAGAAGGGGCAGGACCTCTACGCGATCAAGGGCCTGCCGCCCAACCTGATGCGGATTCCGCCCGGTTGTGCCTTCCATCCGCGCTGCCCGTACGCCCGGGACGTGTGCCTGACCGACGAGCCGCCGCTGTACCAGGTCTCCGCCGAGCGGGGCAGTGCCTGCCACTTCTGGAAGGAGACCCTCGATGCCGCACGGTGA
- a CDS encoding ABC transporter ATP-binding protein has product MTTLTKTEGSPAATGSDSFLSVRDLQVRFSTEDGIVKAVDGLSFDLERGKTLGIVGESGSGKSVTNLTVLGLHNKKNTTVEGEIVLDGKELVTASESELEKLRGNKMAMIFQDSLTALSPYYTVGRQISEPFRKHTGASKKEARDRAIQMLEKVGIPHPKQRVDDYPHQFSGGMRQRAMIAMSLVCNPELLIADEPTTALDVTVQAQILDLLKDLQQEFGSAIIMITHDLGVVANMADDIMVMYAGRAVERGSVREVLKAPQHPYTWGLLGSMPRLSGSVDEPLMPIPGSPPSLLNPPSGCAFHPRCAFTDQVSGNACDADRPSLALGRAAACHLTADQKQQVFIETIQPRLG; this is encoded by the coding sequence TCCACCGAGGACGGCATCGTCAAGGCCGTCGACGGACTCTCCTTCGACCTGGAGCGCGGCAAGACGCTGGGCATCGTCGGCGAGTCCGGTTCCGGCAAGTCCGTGACCAACCTGACCGTTCTCGGGCTGCACAACAAGAAGAACACCACCGTCGAGGGCGAGATCGTGCTCGACGGGAAGGAACTGGTCACCGCCAGCGAGTCGGAGCTGGAGAAGCTCCGCGGCAACAAGATGGCGATGATCTTCCAGGACTCGCTGACCGCGCTCTCGCCGTACTACACGGTGGGCCGCCAGATCTCCGAGCCGTTCCGCAAGCACACCGGCGCCAGCAAGAAGGAGGCCCGCGACCGGGCCATCCAGATGCTGGAGAAGGTCGGCATCCCGCACCCCAAGCAGCGCGTGGACGACTACCCGCACCAGTTCTCCGGCGGTATGCGCCAGCGCGCGATGATCGCCATGTCCCTGGTGTGCAACCCCGAGCTGCTGATCGCGGACGAGCCGACCACCGCGCTCGACGTGACCGTGCAGGCGCAGATCCTCGACCTGCTCAAGGACCTGCAGCAGGAGTTCGGTTCGGCGATCATCATGATCACCCACGACCTGGGCGTCGTCGCCAACATGGCCGACGACATCATGGTGATGTACGCGGGCCGCGCCGTGGAGCGTGGTTCGGTGCGCGAGGTGCTCAAGGCGCCTCAGCACCCGTACACCTGGGGTCTGCTCGGCTCGATGCCGCGGCTGTCCGGCAGTGTGGACGAGCCGCTGATGCCCATCCCCGGCTCGCCGCCCTCGCTGCTCAACCCGCCTTCGGGCTGTGCGTTCCACCCGCGCTGCGCGTTCACCGACCAGGTGTCCGGCAACGCGTGTGACGCGGACCGCCCGTCGCTGGCGCTCGGCCGTGCCGCCGCCTGCCACCTGACGGCGGACCAGAAGCAGCAGGTGTTCATCGAGACGATTCAGCCCCGGCTGGGCTGA
- a CDS encoding ABC transporter permease, with translation MPDHGPGGAAPEDSAIAATGMGGSMDLATDEGATLEKGPGRRGDGPDTKPRSLWSDAWRDLRRNPVFLISAVVILFLVFISLWPSAITSQDPLNCDLANAQKGSTSGHPFGFDGQGCDVYTRTVYGARTSVAVGVCATLGVSLLGSVLGGLAGFFGGFWDAILSRITDVFFAIPVVLGGLVLLSVVTSSTVWPVIGFIVLLGWPQISRIARGSVIMAKQNDYVQAARALGASNSRMLLRHIAPNAVAPVIVVATIALGTYIALEATLSYLGVGLKPPTVSWGIDISAASPFIRTAPHAMLWPAGALALTVLAFIMLGDAVRDALDPKLR, from the coding sequence ATGCCTGACCACGGACCCGGGGGCGCCGCCCCCGAAGACTCCGCGATCGCCGCGACCGGCATGGGCGGCTCCATGGACCTGGCCACCGACGAGGGCGCCACCCTGGAGAAGGGCCCCGGCCGGCGCGGCGACGGACCCGACACCAAACCGCGCAGCCTGTGGTCGGACGCCTGGCGGGATCTGCGCCGCAACCCGGTCTTCCTGATCTCGGCGGTGGTGATCCTCTTCCTGGTGTTCATCTCGCTGTGGCCCTCGGCGATCACCTCCCAGGACCCGCTCAACTGCGACCTGGCCAACGCCCAGAAGGGATCCACCTCCGGGCACCCCTTCGGCTTCGACGGGCAGGGCTGCGACGTCTACACCCGCACTGTGTACGGCGCCCGCACCTCGGTCGCGGTCGGTGTCTGCGCCACCCTCGGGGTGTCCCTGCTCGGCTCGGTGCTCGGTGGTCTCGCCGGGTTCTTCGGCGGGTTCTGGGACGCCATCCTGTCCCGGATCACCGACGTCTTCTTCGCGATCCCGGTCGTCCTCGGCGGACTGGTCCTGCTGTCGGTGGTGACCAGCTCCACGGTCTGGCCGGTGATCGGCTTCATCGTGCTGCTCGGCTGGCCGCAGATCTCCCGTATCGCCCGCGGCTCGGTGATCATGGCGAAGCAGAACGACTACGTACAGGCGGCGCGGGCGCTCGGCGCCTCCAACTCGCGGATGCTGCTGCGGCACATCGCGCCGAACGCGGTGGCCCCGGTCATCGTGGTGGCCACCATCGCGCTGGGTACGTACATCGCCCTGGAGGCCACGCTGTCCTACCTCGGTGTCGGCCTGAAGCCGCCCACCGTGAGCTGGGGCATCGACATCTCCGCGGCCTCGCCGTTCATCCGCACGGCCCCGCACGCCATGCTCTGGCCGGCCGGGGCGCTGGCGCTCACGGTGCTCGCCTTCATCATGCTCGGCGACGCGGTGCGCGACGCCCTCGACCCCAAGCTGCGCTGA
- a CDS encoding ABC transporter ATP-binding protein, whose product MRTGSSAGGAGSSAGGGGSSAQGAGPVLATTREASAHGVRGPGAGGVPILEVRDLVKHFPLTQGIVFKRQVGAVRAVDGVDFALGHGETLGIVGESGCGKSTVARMLVHLERPTSGTILYKGEDITRLSGRALKAVRRNIQMVFQDPYTSLNPRMTVGDIIGEPFEIHPEAAPKGSRRARVQELLDVVGLNPEYINRYPHQFSGGQRQRIGIARGLALRPEIIVADEPVSALDVSVQAQVINLLERLQDEFDLSYVFIAHDLSIVRHISDRVAVMYLGKIMETGTDLEIYEHPTHPYTQALLSAVPVPDPSTREQRERILLYGDVPSPAHPPSGCRFRTRCWKAQERCALEVPLLAVPAEFRETKGLAAHDSACHFAEERHIVPGGEEK is encoded by the coding sequence ATGCGCACCGGATCGTCCGCCGGGGGAGCCGGATCGTCCGCCGGGGGAGGCGGGTCGTCCGCGCAGGGCGCCGGTCCGGTCCTCGCCACCACGCGTGAGGCGTCCGCGCACGGGGTGCGCGGCCCGGGCGCGGGGGGCGTGCCGATCCTCGAAGTACGGGATCTGGTCAAGCACTTCCCGCTGACCCAGGGGATCGTCTTCAAACGGCAGGTGGGCGCCGTACGCGCGGTCGACGGCGTCGACTTCGCGCTCGGCCACGGCGAGACGCTCGGCATCGTCGGCGAGTCCGGCTGCGGCAAGTCGACGGTGGCCAGGATGCTCGTCCATCTGGAGCGGCCGACCTCGGGCACCATCCTCTACAAGGGCGAGGACATCACCCGGCTGTCCGGGCGGGCCCTGAAGGCGGTACGCCGCAACATCCAGATGGTCTTCCAGGACCCGTACACCTCGCTCAACCCCCGGATGACGGTGGGCGACATCATCGGCGAGCCCTTCGAGATCCACCCCGAGGCGGCGCCCAAGGGCTCGCGCCGGGCGCGGGTCCAGGAGCTGCTCGACGTGGTCGGCCTCAACCCGGAGTACATCAACCGCTATCCGCACCAGTTCTCCGGCGGCCAGCGCCAGCGCATCGGCATCGCCCGGGGCCTGGCCCTGCGGCCCGAGATCATCGTCGCCGACGAACCGGTCTCCGCCCTCGACGTCTCGGTGCAGGCCCAGGTCATCAATCTGCTGGAGCGGCTGCAGGACGAGTTCGACCTCTCCTACGTGTTCATCGCGCACGACCTGTCGATCGTGCGCCACATCTCCGACCGGGTCGCCGTGATGTACCTCGGCAAGATCATGGAGACCGGCACCGACCTGGAGATCTACGAGCACCCCACGCATCCGTACACCCAGGCGCTGCTGTCCGCGGTGCCGGTGCCCGACCCGAGCACCCGCGAACAGCGCGAACGCATCCTGCTTTACGGGGACGTGCCCTCGCCGGCCCATCCGCCGTCCGGCTGCCGGTTCCGTACCCGTTGCTGGAAGGCGCAGGAACGGTGCGCCCTGGAGGTGCCGCTGCTCGCGGTGCCCGCCGAGTTCCGCGAGACGAAGGGGCTCGCCGCGCACGACTCGGCCTGTCACTTCGCCGAGGAGCGGCACATCGTGCCCGGGGGCGAGGAGAAGTAG
- a CDS encoding ABC transporter ATP-binding protein, which translates to MTEKTTTPTAVADTVPEQQGGDAREPLMQVRGLKKHFPIKGGFPIKRTVGAVKAVDGLDFDVFPGESLGLVGESGCGKSTTGRMLTRLYEPSAGTIQYRGKDISKASRKQLAPIRSEIQMIFQDPYASLNPRHTVGSIIAGPMEINGINPPGGREARVRELLEIVGLNPEHYNRFPHEFSGGQRQRIGVARAVALQPKLIIADEPVSALDVSIQAQVVNLLQEVQREMGIAFVFIAHDLAVVRHFSQRVAVMYLGKIVEIADRDSLYTRPRHPYTHALLSAVPDADIDADKKERIRLEGDVPSPISPPSGCRFRTRCWKAQDKCATEEPPLVHIEGNREGHLTACHFPEDPTVEREREIVMDPGLAALENADANASGEGEGVSK; encoded by the coding sequence ATGACCGAGAAAACCACCACTCCCACGGCGGTCGCCGACACGGTGCCCGAGCAGCAGGGCGGCGACGCCCGTGAGCCGCTCATGCAGGTGCGCGGCCTGAAGAAGCACTTCCCGATCAAGGGCGGCTTCCCGATCAAGCGCACCGTCGGCGCCGTGAAGGCCGTCGACGGGCTCGACTTCGACGTGTTCCCCGGCGAGTCCCTGGGCCTCGTCGGTGAGTCGGGCTGCGGCAAGTCGACCACCGGCCGGATGCTCACCCGCCTCTACGAGCCGAGCGCCGGAACCATCCAGTACCGGGGCAAGGACATCTCCAAGGCCAGCCGTAAGCAGCTGGCCCCCATCCGGTCCGAGATCCAGATGATCTTCCAGGACCCGTATGCCTCGCTGAACCCGCGGCACACGGTCGGCAGCATCATCGCGGGTCCGATGGAGATCAACGGGATCAACCCGCCCGGCGGCCGTGAGGCCCGGGTGCGGGAACTCCTGGAGATCGTCGGTCTCAACCCGGAGCACTACAACCGCTTCCCGCACGAGTTCTCCGGCGGTCAGCGTCAGCGCATCGGTGTGGCCCGCGCGGTCGCCCTGCAGCCGAAGCTGATCATCGCGGACGAGCCCGTGTCCGCTCTGGACGTCTCCATCCAGGCGCAGGTCGTCAACCTGCTCCAGGAAGTCCAGCGCGAGATGGGCATCGCGTTCGTCTTCATCGCCCATGACCTCGCGGTGGTACGCCACTTCTCGCAGCGGGTCGCGGTGATGTACCTCGGCAAGATCGTGGAGATCGCCGACCGCGACTCGCTCTACACGCGCCCGCGTCACCCGTACACGCACGCGCTGCTCTCGGCCGTGCCGGACGCGGACATCGACGCGGACAAGAAGGAGCGCATCCGCCTCGAAGGCGATGTGCCCTCCCCGATCTCGCCGCCGTCCGGCTGCCGCTTCCGCACCCGTTGCTGGAAGGCGCAGGACAAGTGCGCGACCGAGGAGCCGCCGCTCGTCCACATCGAGGGCAACCGCGAGGGCCACCTGACGGCCTGCCACTTCCCGGAGGACCCGACGGTCGAGCGGGAGCGGGAGATCGTCATGGACCCGGGGCTGGCGGCCCTGGAGAACGCCGACGCCAACGCCTCCGGCGAAGGTGAGGGCGTCAGCAAGTAA
- a CDS encoding ABC transporter substrate-binding protein translates to MRGATHAKWAACAVAVALAATACGDSDDSGGGGGGGGGGGVVRSSWGDPQNPLEPANTNEVQGGKVLDMIFRGLKRYDPKTGEAQDMLAERITTKDSITFDVTVKSGWTFSNGEKVTAKSFVDAWNYGASLKNNQKNSYFFGYIDGYEKVHPESGKQSANTLSGLKVTGAQTFTVKLNQKFSTWPETLGYAAFAPLPKAFFDNHDAWVKKPVGNGPYTVDSYRKGSQMSLRKWAKYPGSDKAQNDGVDLKVYTDNNTAYTDLTAGNLDLVDDVPAAQLRNVQADLGDRYLNTPAGIIQTLAFPFYDDNWKDNEKSAKVRKGLSMAINRKQITETIFQKTRTPATDWTSPVLGEEGGYKAGLCGDACDYNPEEARKLVKEGGGLPGGRVTISYNADTGSHKDWVDAVCNSINKALEQSKACVGDPTGTFADFRNKISQQEMSGPFRAGWQMDYPLIQNFLQPLYYTNASSNDGKWSNKEFDKLIDEANAESDNAAAVKKFQQAEEVVRDNMAAIPLWYQNGSAGYSDRVSNVALNPFSVPVYNEIKVS, encoded by the coding sequence ATGCGTGGAGCGACGCACGCCAAGTGGGCCGCATGTGCGGTGGCCGTCGCGCTCGCCGCGACCGCTTGCGGTGACAGTGACGACAGCGGTGGTGGTGGCGGGGGAGGGGGCGGCGGGGGTGTGGTGCGGTCCTCGTGGGGTGACCCGCAGAACCCGCTGGAGCCGGCCAACACCAATGAGGTGCAGGGCGGCAAGGTGCTGGACATGATCTTCCGCGGCCTCAAGCGGTACGACCCCAAGACGGGTGAGGCCCAGGACATGCTCGCGGAGCGGATCACGACCAAGGACTCGATCACCTTCGACGTCACGGTCAAGAGCGGCTGGACCTTCTCCAACGGCGAGAAGGTGACGGCCAAGTCCTTCGTGGACGCCTGGAACTACGGGGCGAGCCTGAAGAACAACCAGAAGAACTCCTACTTCTTCGGCTACATCGACGGCTACGAGAAGGTCCACCCGGAGAGCGGCAAGCAGAGCGCGAACACGCTGTCCGGCCTGAAGGTGACCGGGGCGCAGACGTTCACGGTCAAGCTGAACCAGAAGTTCTCCACCTGGCCGGAGACGCTCGGCTACGCCGCCTTCGCGCCGCTGCCCAAGGCGTTCTTCGACAACCACGACGCGTGGGTGAAGAAGCCCGTCGGCAACGGTCCGTACACGGTGGACTCGTACCGCAAGGGCTCCCAGATGTCGCTGCGCAAGTGGGCGAAGTACCCGGGCTCCGACAAGGCGCAGAACGACGGCGTGGACCTGAAGGTCTACACCGACAACAACACCGCGTACACGGACCTGACGGCCGGGAACCTCGACCTCGTCGACGACGTGCCCGCGGCCCAGCTGCGCAATGTGCAGGCCGACCTCGGCGACCGGTACCTGAACACCCCGGCCGGGATCATCCAGACGCTCGCCTTCCCGTTCTACGACGACAACTGGAAGGACAACGAGAAGTCGGCCAAGGTCCGCAAGGGTCTGTCGATGGCGATCAACCGCAAGCAGATCACCGAGACCATCTTCCAGAAGACCCGGACCCCGGCCACCGACTGGACCTCCCCGGTGCTGGGGGAGGAGGGCGGCTACAAGGCCGGGCTCTGCGGCGACGCCTGCGACTACAACCCCGAGGAGGCCCGCAAGCTCGTCAAGGAGGGCGGCGGTCTGCCGGGCGGGCGGGTGACCATCTCGTACAACGCCGACACCGGCAGCCACAAGGACTGGGTCGACGCGGTCTGCAACAGCATCAACAAGGCCCTGGAACAGTCCAAGGCGTGCGTGGGCGACCCGACCGGCACCTTCGCCGACTTCCGCAACAAGATCTCGCAGCAGGAGATGTCGGGTCCGTTCCGGGCGGGCTGGCAGATGGACTACCCGCTGATCCAGAACTTCCTGCAGCCGCTGTACTACACCAACGCCTCGTCCAACGACGGCAAGTGGTCCAACAAGGAGTTCGACAAGCTCATCGACGAGGCCAACGCCGAGTCCGACAACGCGGCGGCGGTGAAGAAGTTCCAGCAGGCCGAAGAGGTCGTACGGGACAACATGGCCGCGATTCCGCTCTGGTACCAGAACGGCAGCGCCGGGTACTCGGACCGGGTCTCCAACGTGGCCCTCAACCCCTTCAGCGTCCCGGTCTACAACGAGATCAAGGTCAGCTGA
- a CDS encoding ricin-type beta-trefoil lectin domain protein — translation MKKKALVAVFVTCLGAFSLSAPVAGASVGAPKNSGPAVKGAVPGGVANEVRIVNRKYNKCLTGHGFNKAVTLEKCRKGKVSQLWINYGHAGIANRDGFSMTCLAATKSYSRAILQGCPNGSHVTWIYNTLEWGKDAIFGNTDVKANTLQASDSKKVVVGKRVMGDKRKNPMWWRIAKP, via the coding sequence ATGAAGAAGAAGGCTCTTGTTGCGGTATTTGTAACCTGCCTGGGGGCATTCAGCCTCTCCGCGCCGGTGGCGGGGGCGTCGGTAGGTGCGCCCAAGAATTCTGGCCCTGCGGTCAAGGGTGCGGTGCCCGGCGGCGTTGCCAATGAAGTTCGCATTGTCAACCGCAAGTACAATAAGTGCCTTACGGGGCACGGCTTCAATAAGGCGGTTACCCTTGAAAAGTGCCGGAAGGGCAAGGTTAGCCAGCTCTGGATCAACTACGGCCATGCGGGTATTGCCAACAGGGACGGGTTCTCCATGACCTGTTTGGCGGCTACGAAGAGCTATAGTCGCGCCATCCTGCAGGGGTGCCCGAATGGTAGTCATGTGACGTGGATTTACAACACCCTTGAGTGGGGGAAGGATGCGATTTTCGGCAACACCGATGTGAAGGCCAACACGCTTCAAGCCTCGGACTCCAAGAAGGTAGTGGTGGGAAAGAGGGTTATGGGAGATAAGCGTAAGAACCCCATGTGGTGGAGGATTGCCAAGCCGTAG
- a CDS encoding peptidase E: MPPAPRIALIGGGFSDDPDTLLDDWVLSLTGAARPRVCFLPTASGDAAGYVDKFEAAFAAPGRDCEPSVLSLFRRDERDLRSFVLAQDVLYVGGGNTANLLALWRLHGLDAILRDAYHRGVLLCGISAGACCWFEACVTDSFGPPAPLADGLGLLPGAFCPHYDSEPLRHHALRDAVRDGSLPAVWALDDGAAALFTDGALGEVVARREGAGLHRIAREAEGGGVREVPTWGRVLGRH, from the coding sequence ATGCCCCCCGCCCCGCGCATCGCCCTGATCGGCGGCGGCTTCTCCGACGACCCGGACACGCTGCTCGACGACTGGGTGCTGTCCCTGACCGGCGCCGCGCGCCCGCGCGTCTGCTTCCTGCCGACGGCGAGCGGGGACGCGGCGGGGTACGTGGACAAGTTCGAGGCGGCCTTCGCCGCGCCGGGCCGCGACTGCGAGCCCTCGGTCCTGTCCCTCTTCCGCCGGGACGAGCGGGACCTGCGCTCCTTCGTCCTCGCCCAGGACGTCCTCTACGTGGGCGGCGGAAACACGGCCAACCTGCTCGCCCTGTGGCGGCTGCACGGACTCGACGCGATCCTGCGCGACGCCTACCACCGCGGCGTACTGCTCTGCGGCATCAGCGCGGGCGCCTGCTGCTGGTTCGAGGCCTGTGTCACGGACTCCTTCGGCCCGCCCGCTCCGCTGGCCGACGGCCTCGGGCTGCTGCCGGGCGCCTTCTGCCCGCACTACGACTCGGAGCCGCTGCGCCATCACGCTCTCCGCGACGCGGTACGGGACGGCTCGCTCCCGGCCGTCTGGGCGCTGGACGACGGGGCGGCGGCGCTGTTTACGGACGGCGCTCTCGGCGAAGTCGTCGCGCGGCGCGAGGGGGCGGGGCTGCATCGGATCGCGCGTGAGGCGGAGGGTGGCGGGGTGCGTGAAGTACCCACTTGGGGGCGGGTGTTGGGGCGCCACTGA
- a CDS encoding ABC transporter permease, giving the protein MGRYVIRRLLQMIPVFFGATLLIFLMVNVMGDPIAGLCGDRQCDPATAAQLEKEFGLDKPVWQQYLTYMGNVFTGDFGTAFNGQKVTELMAEAFPVTIRLTLVAVFFEIVIGITLGVVTGLRRGHPVDTGVLLMTLVVISVPTFVTGLVLQLLLGVKWGWIKPAVSTEASFDELIVPGLVLASLSLAYVTRLTRTSIAENRRADYVRTAIAKGVPRRRVVIRHLLRNSLIPVVTFIGTDIGALMGGAIVTERIFNIHGVGFQLYQGILRQNTQTVVGFVTVLVLVFLVANLLVDLLYAVLDPRIRYA; this is encoded by the coding sequence ATGGGACGTTATGTGATCCGGCGGCTGCTCCAGATGATCCCCGTCTTCTTCGGGGCGACGCTGCTGATCTTCCTCATGGTCAACGTGATGGGCGACCCCATCGCGGGACTCTGCGGCGACAGGCAGTGCGACCCGGCCACCGCGGCCCAGCTCGAGAAGGAGTTCGGCCTCGACAAGCCGGTCTGGCAGCAATACCTGACGTACATGGGGAACGTCTTCACCGGCGACTTCGGCACCGCCTTCAACGGTCAGAAGGTCACCGAGCTGATGGCGGAGGCCTTCCCCGTCACCATCCGGCTGACCCTGGTCGCGGTGTTCTTCGAGATCGTCATCGGCATCACCCTCGGCGTGGTCACGGGGCTGCGCCGCGGGCACCCGGTGGACACCGGGGTGCTGCTGATGACGCTGGTGGTCATCTCGGTGCCGACCTTCGTGACCGGTCTGGTCCTGCAGCTGCTGCTCGGCGTGAAGTGGGGCTGGATCAAACCGGCGGTCTCCACCGAGGCGAGCTTCGACGAACTGATCGTGCCGGGGCTAGTGCTGGCGTCGCTCTCGCTCGCGTACGTGACGCGGCTGACCCGTACCTCGATCGCGGAGAACCGGCGCGCCGACTACGTACGCACCGCCATCGCCAAGGGGGTGCCCCGGCGCCGGGTGGTGATCCGGCATCTGCTGCGCAACTCGCTGATCCCGGTGGTGACGTTCATCGGCACCGACATCGGCGCGCTGATGGGCGGTGCGATCGTGACCGAGCGGATCTTCAACATCCACGGCGTCGGCTTCCAGCTCTACCAGGGCATTCTGCGGCAGAACACGCAGACCGTGGTCGGCTTCGTGACCGTGCTCGTCCTTGTCTTCCTGGTGGCCAACCTGCTCGTCGACCTCCTGTACGCCGTACTCGACCCGAGGATCCGCTATGCCTGA